GCCTATATGATCGATCATATGTTCACAGGCAACCAACTTAGCTTCAACAAAATCAAAAAGTGTATTATCCATATCAAAATATACACCTCTTGGAGCTCTATCCCTGGAGTTTAGTTCTTGCTGCATATATATCAAAACCTTTCCAGATAAATGATTACACTTTTTTGCAGGGTTCATTAAAAGATATCATCCTGAAAGATAAAACAAACACACAATATATTATTATCGCTGAAATAAGAAATGCTGCAGACCCAGCTAATTCGTACAGCAGTCCACCAGCTATAAGGCCTGATATACTGGCAATGCTCATGATACCGGTAGATGTACCCTGTACAGCTCCCTGATACCTGTTACCTGCCAGTGTGGATAGGATTGAAAGGACTGAAGGCCACATAAGTCCATTACCGGCTGCAAAGAAGATCAGCGCCACATAGGTAAGGATTATTTCTCCAGGGTAGAGCAGCAAAAAATTAATACCTAATATAAAACTGCCTGCAACCGCCAGAATGCCTTCCGAATATTTTTTTGAGATCCTGCTAAGAATTGGCCCCTCCACAGTGGCCATCATGAGGCTGAGCAGTGAAAAGTATATTCCAAGGTTTACCATATCCCATTGAAGAACCTCGATTGCATGTACCGGAAAAGATGTGTAGTATATATTAAATCCAAGAAATATCAGGAAGTAAATAAGGAACATATACGGGATATGGTCTAATTTCATCACATCAGCGAACATGATCCTGTTAACCTGTCTGCCTGAAGTACATTCTCTAATTTCCAGTCCCATTGCATTCCTGAAATCCTTTTTCTGGGGAATATCATTAATCACACATTTTCTGGACTCAGGAAGTAGCAGGGCTATAAGAAGTATCCCAACAAAAGATATTATCACAGCCGCCAGCACAGGTAGTATTTCCGCATAAACAGTAATACTCAATATTCCCGCTATTGCAGGACCCGCAATAAATCCAAGATTGGTAGAAACAGACATTTTACCAAAGCTTTCATTTCTCTTTGATTCAGGTGTGATATCAGCAAGATAAGCATTGGCTACTGATACATTACCTCCGGTGATTCCATCCAGAGAACGAGCAACAAAAAGCAGTATAAGAGGAACAGTGATTACAAAGCTGCCTAAATATTCTGAATCAACGTTCGATATAGCAACAACAGGTATAACAAGAGCTACAAGGAATATCATCCATGAGATAAAGGTCCCAACCTGGCTTATCAATAATATTTTCCGTCTACCATATATATCAGACCATCTTCCCAGCAATGGTGCTCCTATAAGCTGAAATGCTGGATACATAGCAGCTATCAGACCATAGATTATAGCATTTCCTCCAAAGGCCTCTACCAGAAATACCAGAAAAGGAAGAACAAGACTAAAGCCCAGGGTACCTATAAAATTTACAAGAAGTATAGGATATAAAGACATTCTGAACTTATCTGATAACATTATTTCACGGATCAATTTTATACAAGTTCTATTTTTTATATGTGAGGAATCTCAAATTAGCCCAAAGAATTCTTTTTTAAAAAAATAATATTTACCGATGGTTTCCAGTAAAAAAATTGACCCGTGTATCCGGGCTTTAAAAATATTGATTAACCGACCTTTTGGGCGATTACTATAATGAAGGAATCAATAGAACTATGAAAAAAATAGAAGCAAAAATGCTCCACATCTATTGTACAGACAGATATTTTCAGATCTTCGGTACAACCATAACAGGTTTTTTTGAATGACGGACGACGTTTTCAGCTACACTCCCCAGCATAAACCTCTTTATACCAGACATGCCCTTTGTACCCATGACTATCAGATCAGCATCTTTTTTTTGTGCATAGTCAATTAGCATTTCTGCTGGGTTTCCTATTAAAATGACTCCTTCAACACTGACATTCTCTTTATTTCCCTTTTCTTCAACATAACCAACTATTTTTTCTGCCTCATCCCTGAGCTCAGAGTCAACTTCAGTTTCCCAGGCAGCATGAATTACATGTACTGCATCTACTGAAGCCCCCATGGACCCGGCTATTTTAATACCAGTTTCCACAGCATATTTAGAATTATCTGAACCATCTGTTGCAATTACTATTTTTTTAAAAAATGATTTTTCCATAATCTTGTCCCTCAGAGTTTTAGGTTTAAAAGTATTGTACAGATTTTATTCCATATATCCACTAAACTCATCTACAGGTATAGCAGTGTAAGTTTGAGTTCTTATACTTCCACGGGATGCAAGTTCAACCATAGCTCTGGAAATTGCAGTTTCATCCTTTGCTTCCACAATATTGAGAAAATCAAAATTACCAAGTATAAAGAACTGTTCCAGGACTTCCACACCCATTTATTTTAATTCTTCATTAACTTCTTTGATTCTCTTTGGATTTTTCTTTAATGTTTCTGCCCCTTCATCGGTCAGTCTGGAAATTATCACATATTTTGTCATATTATCTGCCTCCCTATCCCCGTTAACTTATGTATAAATTTAAATCTTGTCTATTAAGATATATATTTTACTGCATAATCCAGTATTTTCGAAGCTAAATCAATCAATAAATAAATATTTCAGCAGCTATCCGGATCACACAGGTATTGTCTAATTTTCTTCAGCACTTCTTCAAATACATAATTATCAGGAATCAGGTCCACCTGGATATTGTATTTGTTCAGAGTTCTGGCAGTAGGTTCACCTATTGCTGCAACTACTGAACTGTTAAGAGAAGAGATTATTTTGTCTGTTAGACCCAGTGATTCTGCAAGCTTGAAAAAGCTGTGTACCATCATGGAGCTTGTAAAAGCAAAAGCTGAAATCTGGCCATTTACTGCTGACTCTATCAGCTCTTTTTGATCTTCGCCAGCCAGCATACGAAGAGTATATACATGGGTCTCAAAGACCTCTGCACCACAATCTTTCAGACCTGATACAAGTTCAGGTGCACCATAAGAACTTCTGGGAATTTCAATGACCCTGTTCTTCACTGAGGAGCATAGGTGTTTTACCATCCCCTGGGAACTGTAAACATCGGGTACCGAATATGTCCGTATTTTATATTTCTCAAGTTCCCGGCGTGTATTAGGACCAATTGCCACAACTTTTGTAGTATTGAGGGCATCTATAAACTCCTGCTTCCTGGATTGGGCCAGTTTCTTAAGTGTAAATACAATTCCATTTGCACTTGTAAATATAACATAATCTGACTTTTTTTCAAGTACACGTTCTATGAAAGGATCAAATCCTTCATCTGTATTATCCACAAGCTCAACAAATGGAACTGCCAGAGGATCAAAACCCATTGATCTGGCAAGTCTGGAAGATTCATCCAGATATCTTTCAGGTCTCATAATAGCAAGAACTGGACTGTCATTTTCTTTATTCATTGAAAATCTCCACCTCATTTCCGGATTACCCAGTAAACTATGTAATCAACAATGGTCTATGCAACCAAGTATTTTGTTTATTTCAACAACATTTCCCACTACAGTGATAGCAGGAGCTTTTACTCCTCTTTCTCTGGAAATGTTTACAATATTTTCCAGGTTTCCAGTAGTCAAACGCTGATCCGGACGTGTACCTCGTTCAATGATTGCAACAGGTGTTGAAGGGTTCTTGCCATATTTTAGAAGCTGTTTGACATTCTTTTCAAGCATCTTGACACCCATCAGTATCACAATTGTACCTTCAAAACCTGCCAGATATTTCCAGTCAAGAGCAGATTCTTCTTTAGTAGGATCTTCATGTCCTGTCATAAATAATACCATGGATGCATAATTACGGTGTGTAAGGGGTATGCCTGCATATGC
Above is a genomic segment from Methanosalsum zhilinae DSM 4017 containing:
- a CDS encoding uroporphyrinogen-III synthase; this translates as MNKENDSPVLAIMRPERYLDESSRLARSMGFDPLAVPFVELVDNTDEGFDPFIERVLEKKSDYVIFTSANGIVFTLKKLAQSRKQEFIDALNTTKVVAIGPNTRRELEKYKIRTYSVPDVYSSQGMVKHLCSSVKNRVIEIPRSSYGAPELVSGLKDCGAEVFETHVYTLRMLAGEDQKELIESAVNGQISAFAFTSSMMVHSFFKLAESLGLTDKIISSLNSSVVAAIGEPTARTLNKYNIQVDLIPDNYVFEEVLKKIRQYLCDPDSC
- a CDS encoding universal stress protein; the encoded protein is MEKSFFKKIVIATDGSDNSKYAVETGIKIAGSMGASVDAVHVIHAAWETEVDSELRDEAEKIVGYVEEKGNKENVSVEGVILIGNPAEMLIDYAQKKDADLIVMGTKGMSGIKRFMLGSVAENVVRHSKKPVMVVPKI
- a CDS encoding MFS transporter, which codes for MSLYPILLVNFIGTLGFSLVLPFLVFLVEAFGGNAIIYGLIAAMYPAFQLIGAPLLGRWSDIYGRRKILLISQVGTFISWMIFLVALVIPVVAISNVDSEYLGSFVITVPLILLFVARSLDGITGGNVSVANAYLADITPESKRNESFGKMSVSTNLGFIAGPAIAGILSITVYAEILPVLAAVIISFVGILLIALLLPESRKCVINDIPQKKDFRNAMGLEIRECTSGRQVNRIMFADVMKLDHIPYMFLIYFLIFLGFNIYYTSFPVHAIEVLQWDMVNLGIYFSLLSLMMATVEGPILSRISKKYSEGILAVAGSFILGINFLLLYPGEIILTYVALIFFAAGNGLMWPSVLSILSTLAGNRYQGAVQGTSTGIMSIASISGLIAGGLLYELAGSAAFLISAIIIYCVFVLSFRMISFNEPCKKV
- a CDS encoding GYD domain-containing protein → MGVEVLEQFFILGNFDFLNIVEAKDETAISRAMVELASRGSIRTQTYTAIPVDEFSGYME